The segment GCAGACCAGCCGGCATCGAGCGAGCACACTCGGCGCGTGCTGGGTTGGGAGCCGACGCATCCGCGACTGCTCGCCGACCTGGAACTGATTGAGCCGTAAGGCTTTCCGGCATCGGCGTCGCTCTTCGACGACCTAACGATGAAGTCATCTCTCGACGTCAGTCGCGCGGCCACACGATCGTGTTGTCGCGTGAGCTGGCCCCGGGGCTGCGCTGGGCCGTCGGTGCCGCTTGGCCGACCGCGGTCATTGTCGTGATCTCCCAGTGGTCCGGAACCTCCAGCGTTGCGGTGAGCGCCTCCTTGTCGAACCCGCGGAACTGGCGGCACGCGAGACCCATGCTGTGCGCCTGGATCGTCATGTGGGCCACCGCCTGTCCCAGGTCATAGGCGGCGAATTCGCTGTATTTCCAATCAGTATCAGCGA is part of the Rudaeicoccus suwonensis genome and harbors:
- a CDS encoding nitroreductase family protein, giving the protein MELLPVLQQRWSPNEFDMQHEISAGEVDLLLEAARWAPSAGNSQPWAFHAARRGDARWHQLTPHLAGSSRPWAMQASLLVVNLSHLYVADTDWKYSEFAAYDLGQAVAHMTIQAHSMGLACRQFRGFDKEALTATLEVPDHWEITTMTAVGQAAPTAQRSPGASSRDNTIVWPRD